One genomic window of Geoanaerobacter pelophilus includes the following:
- the ilvB gene encoding biosynthetic-type acetolactate synthase large subunit, producing the protein MKMNGARILLECLKKEGVDTVFGYPGGTVINIYDELHGFKDIHHILPRHEQAGVHAADGYARATGRVGVAIATSGPGATNTVTGIATAYMDSIPVVIITGQVPTPLIGNDAFQEVDIIGITRPCTKHNFLVRDVNELAGILKKAFYIARSGRPGPVLVDIPKDVQIAQAEFKYPEKVDIRGYKPNLEGHPKQVERAIEMLLGSRKPVVYVGGGVILANAAEELTKLCNMLEVPVTTTLMGLGAYPEDSPNSLRMLGMHGTYYANMAMTNTDVLVAIGARFDDRVTGKLATFAPHAKIIHIDVDPTSIKKNVPVDLPIVGDVKDVLFKMIKEVEAHPDKVKAFKEATKEWHEEIAAWKAKHPLTYKHAANVIKPQYVIEKLRELSDPDAIVATDVGQHQMWTAQFFTFTKPRTLLSSGGLGTMGYGLPAAMGAQAAFPKRQVIVVCGDGGFQMNLQEMATLVQNRLPVKIVILNNNFLGMVRQWQELFFDKRYSQTCMEQPIDFIKLAEAFGAKGFQATKTDEVEDTIKQGFAYDGPVIMEFKIAREEKVLPMVPAGASLNEMVLNA; encoded by the coding sequence ATGAAAATGAATGGAGCAAGAATACTCCTGGAGTGCCTCAAAAAGGAGGGGGTCGATACGGTTTTCGGCTACCCCGGCGGCACGGTAATCAATATTTACGACGAACTGCACGGCTTCAAGGATATCCACCATATCCTGCCACGCCATGAGCAGGCAGGGGTGCATGCCGCTGACGGTTATGCCCGCGCCACCGGCCGGGTCGGGGTTGCCATTGCAACGTCTGGCCCCGGTGCAACCAATACTGTCACCGGGATTGCGACCGCTTACATGGATTCGATACCGGTCGTCATCATCACCGGACAGGTGCCGACGCCGCTGATCGGCAACGATGCCTTTCAGGAGGTCGATATCATCGGTATTACCCGGCCCTGTACCAAGCACAACTTCCTGGTGCGCGACGTCAACGAACTGGCCGGTATTCTCAAGAAGGCCTTTTACATTGCCAGGAGCGGTCGTCCCGGGCCGGTACTAGTTGATATCCCGAAAGATGTGCAGATCGCCCAGGCAGAGTTCAAGTATCCCGAAAAAGTGGATATCAGAGGGTACAAGCCGAACTTGGAAGGTCATCCGAAGCAGGTGGAGCGAGCGATCGAGATGCTGCTCGGTTCACGCAAGCCGGTGGTCTACGTAGGCGGCGGGGTCATTCTGGCCAATGCTGCTGAGGAGTTGACCAAGCTGTGCAATATGCTCGAAGTACCGGTAACCACCACCTTGATGGGGCTTGGCGCTTATCCTGAGGATTCGCCCAATTCCTTGCGGATGCTCGGGATGCACGGTACTTACTACGCCAACATGGCAATGACCAACACCGATGTGCTGGTGGCAATCGGCGCCCGTTTCGATGACCGGGTGACCGGCAAGCTGGCAACCTTTGCCCCGCATGCCAAGATCATCCACATCGACGTTGATCCGACCTCGATCAAGAAGAACGTGCCGGTTGATCTGCCGATCGTCGGTGATGTCAAAGACGTGCTTTTCAAGATGATCAAAGAGGTAGAGGCCCATCCCGATAAGGTAAAGGCCTTCAAGGAGGCGACAAAGGAGTGGCATGAAGAGATTGCCGCCTGGAAAGCGAAGCACCCGCTGACCTACAAGCATGCCGCCAATGTCATCAAGCCGCAGTACGTGATCGAGAAGCTGCGCGAACTGTCGGATCCCGATGCTATTGTGGCAACCGATGTCGGACAGCACCAGATGTGGACTGCCCAGTTCTTCACCTTTACCAAGCCTCGTACCCTGTTGTCGTCGGGTGGTCTTGGTACCATGGGGTATGGATTGCCGGCTGCCATGGGGGCACAGGCTGCCTTCCCGAAGCGGCAGGTAATTGTGGTCTGCGGTGACGGCGGATTCCAGATGAACCTGCAGGAGATGGCCACTCTGGTGCAGAACCGGCTTCCGGTAAAGATCGTCATCCTGAACAACAACTTCCTCGGCATGGTGCGGCAGTGGCAGGAGCTGTTCTTCGACAAGCGCTACTCACAGACCTGTATGGAACAGCCGATCGATTTCATCAAGCTTGCCGAGGCATTCGGCGCCAAGGGCTTTCAGGCAACCAAGACCGATGAGGTTGAGGATACCATCAAGCAAGGATTTGCCTATGACGGCCCGGTCATCATGGAGTTCAAGATCGCCCGCGAGGAAAAGGTGTTGCCGATGGTGCCGGCAGGGGCTTCACTGAACGAGATGGTGCTTAATGCCTAG
- a CDS encoding choice-of-anchor D domain-containing protein gives MLIRPLWSRLRLAILIVAIVALSLASVSYGSDQWQSVGPNGKSLAISPNFALDHTIYAGSETAGIVKSTNGGASWTQVNNGITNLTIWAIAISPGYSSDHTLFAATDVGIFKSTNDGASWAPAYYGIPPQSVRSLALSPNYQNDQNIFAGTWGGGLYKSSDSGMTWALSGTGITEPYIPSLAFSPAYSVDRTIFAGTLTNGVFKSTDGGANWNSVGITYNHTIHALAVSPGYATDQTIYVGIGGGGGVVKSMNGGTSWQPVTNGLSNLNILSMAISPGYADDPTPPGSPGDRTLYSGTFGGGVFRSNDGGSSWTTINNGLSNLNAWAITVSPAYRSDLTVFAGTDTGLFKLASPSAPPVVSVTPTGLSFGDQFINTASVEQSVTISNSGAAPLAISSISITDANPAQYAITSYGSCGTPNPYLAPGTSCTISVGFSPTTEGNHYATLMISSNDPVTPLSSVPLYGVGVFVPAPTVISRQPANGTTAPLTTMVQATFSEQMDEFSITTTTFNLTQLTSVAISTIAAGGSHSVALKSDGSVTAWGDNSSGQSTVPGGLAGVTGIAAGDSHTLAVTANGMVSAWGKNDYNQSTVPQGLTGVIAVAAGGSHSLALKSDGTVTAWGSNQFGQATPPEGLTGVIAIAAGGTHSVALKSNGTVVAWGHGINGQTTIPEGLSNVTAIAAGGDHCLALKNDGTVVAWGYGYYGQTTVPEGLSGVIAVAAGGLHSLALKNDGTVVAWGYNILNQSLVPGGLAGVKGIAAGYVHSLVVKNDNMLVGWGYDGNGQISIPGDLHTGINVTGSVSYDQATQTASFTPAAPLVNASNYHAAISGVRSLAGITLATPVTWSFTALGPALQLAPVSRSFGTVPVFSSTATSFTISNSSQSQLSLNTVAISGADATQFSINTGSCSSLTPTLAAGESCQVQIVFAPDSVGAKSATLLISAASPAIELAASLTGTGIAAATYPLYLGVDGPGSGIVTFSAPISTADCSASCSKTFAGGTSVTLSPTAAAGSFFSGWTGCDSVSGNICTVMMAGAKRVSAHFAIGDSLIKPAVAAGMANTLILKNDGTVWRWGGMFNGSPVPQQLTELIDAVAISTGTEHSVALTSEGRVRIWGGNSRGQLGSGLVGPRSEIMGLSGITSLAAGHWYTAAVRGDGTVWSFGDNSDGCLGDGTTNLRGDLVQAVGLTGVKAVATSHSTLALKTDGTVWSWGRNDLGQLGDGTTTQRSTPAQINGLSGIVAVASGNSHSLALSALGTVYGWGGSYGPYPWSLTGISNVVAIAAGESSSIALKADGTVWEWTGLNTPVQVAGISGVTAISASDHVMAMKSDGTIWGWGNNYAGQLGDGTLTYSSIPVKATAETTVRMPLTISISGNGTVYSPTAPPCSGTCTQWLAKGETVGISPAADSGQVFVGWSGCGSVVGNECMVTMSGGQFISAAFAPNTPYTLTATKIGSGSGQVLSVSPDTRINLTDQPSSAAQYMAGSLVTLTASADSGSSFSGWRGVCSGTAPCNIQIGGDREVVAVFTNTATGNPGPVQLNNQYFALLQDAYSSLQVNAAAVIFANALAVTENLVFDRDIAVTLKGGYDNGFGTSSGQTILKGTLTITNGSVIMENIVIQ, from the coding sequence ATGCTTATCCGTCCCTTGTGGTCAAGGCTCAGGCTAGCTATTCTCATTGTTGCGATCGTGGCTTTGTCGCTGGCCTCAGTATCTTACGGAAGCGACCAGTGGCAAAGTGTCGGGCCAAATGGCAAATCACTGGCAATCTCCCCCAATTTTGCCTTGGATCATACGATATATGCAGGATCGGAGACAGCCGGTATCGTGAAAAGCACGAACGGCGGAGCAAGTTGGACGCAGGTGAACAACGGCATTACCAACTTGACCATCTGGGCCATCGCGATTTCCCCCGGATACTCTTCAGACCATACCCTCTTTGCCGCGACTGACGTGGGAATCTTCAAGAGCACAAACGACGGTGCCAGCTGGGCCCCGGCCTATTACGGCATCCCCCCCCAATCGGTCCGCTCCCTGGCCCTGTCGCCAAACTACCAGAACGATCAAAACATCTTTGCCGGGACATGGGGGGGAGGTCTTTACAAAAGCTCAGACAGCGGAATGACCTGGGCCCTTTCCGGCACCGGCATTACCGAGCCTTATATCCCTTCCCTCGCCTTCTCGCCGGCCTATAGCGTTGACCGCACCATATTTGCCGGCACCTTGACCAATGGAGTTTTCAAGAGCACCGACGGCGGCGCAAACTGGAACTCGGTCGGCATCACTTACAACCATACTATTCACGCGCTTGCCGTTTCACCGGGATATGCAACCGACCAGACCATCTATGTCGGCATCGGCGGTGGCGGCGGTGTTGTAAAAAGCATGAACGGAGGAACGTCCTGGCAACCAGTCACCAACGGGCTCAGCAACCTGAATATCCTGTCAATGGCCATCTCCCCCGGATATGCCGATGACCCGACGCCGCCGGGCTCCCCTGGCGACCGCACGCTGTACTCGGGAACATTCGGCGGCGGGGTATTCAGAAGCAATGATGGCGGCTCAAGCTGGACCACCATCAACAACGGCCTCAGCAACCTCAATGCGTGGGCAATTACCGTTTCACCGGCATACAGAAGTGACCTGACTGTATTCGCCGGCACAGACACCGGCCTGTTTAAGCTGGCATCTCCATCTGCACCCCCTGTCGTATCTGTCACGCCAACCGGACTCAGTTTCGGTGATCAGTTCATCAACACAGCGTCAGTGGAGCAAAGCGTCACCATAAGCAATAGCGGCGCGGCTCCCCTGGCAATCAGCTCCATCAGCATCACCGATGCCAACCCGGCGCAATACGCCATCACCTCATACGGCAGTTGCGGAACCCCAAACCCCTACCTGGCCCCAGGGACAAGCTGTACGATTTCCGTAGGTTTTTCACCGACAACAGAAGGTAACCACTATGCAACCCTGATGATCTCATCCAACGACCCGGTCACACCTCTCAGCTCAGTGCCGCTTTACGGTGTCGGCGTGTTTGTTCCTGCACCGACGGTTATCTCCAGACAACCGGCCAACGGCACTACCGCCCCGCTCACTACCATGGTGCAAGCCACCTTCAGCGAACAAATGGATGAATTTTCCATCACAACAACGACCTTCAACCTCACGCAGCTAACCAGTGTTGCCATCAGCACCATTGCTGCCGGAGGTTCACACTCAGTAGCATTGAAAAGCGACGGCAGCGTAACAGCCTGGGGGGACAACAGCTCGGGGCAGAGTACGGTGCCCGGAGGCTTGGCCGGAGTGACCGGTATTGCCGCCGGAGACAGCCACACCCTGGCAGTAACAGCTAACGGCATGGTCAGTGCGTGGGGCAAAAACGACTACAACCAGTCAACTGTTCCCCAAGGTCTTACCGGAGTGATTGCCGTGGCAGCAGGTGGATCGCACTCCCTTGCCCTGAAGAGCGATGGCACGGTCACGGCATGGGGAAGCAACCAGTTCGGGCAGGCAACACCCCCGGAAGGGCTTACCGGGGTGATCGCCATTGCCGCCGGTGGCACCCATTCCGTTGCGCTCAAGAGTAATGGAACTGTTGTGGCCTGGGGACATGGCATAAACGGACAGACAACTATCCCGGAAGGTCTCTCCAATGTAACGGCGATTGCCGCCGGAGGGGATCATTGCCTTGCCCTCAAAAACGATGGGACTGTGGTGGCCTGGGGATATGGCTATTATGGCCAGACAACGGTCCCGGAGGGACTCTCCGGAGTCATTGCGGTCGCAGCGGGTGGATTGCACTCGCTCGCCCTGAAAAACGACGGTACCGTGGTCGCATGGGGCTACAACATTCTCAATCAGTCGCTGGTGCCGGGCGGGCTAGCCGGAGTAAAAGGGATAGCCGCCGGCTATGTCCACTCCCTTGTTGTGAAAAATGACAATATGCTGGTTGGCTGGGGATATGACGGCAACGGCCAAATCTCAATTCCGGGAGATCTGCATACCGGCATCAATGTAACCGGATCGGTAAGCTATGATCAAGCCACCCAAACTGCGTCATTCACACCAGCGGCACCGCTGGTCAACGCCAGCAACTACCACGCTGCCATAAGTGGAGTACGCAGTCTTGCAGGGATTACCCTTGCCACTCCGGTCACCTGGAGCTTTACTGCTTTGGGGCCTGCCCTGCAGCTTGCCCCGGTATCGCGCTCTTTCGGAACCGTGCCGGTATTCTCGTCAACAGCAACTTCATTCACCATCAGCAACTCAAGCCAGAGTCAGCTATCACTGAACACCGTTGCAATCTCCGGAGCCGATGCGACGCAGTTCAGCATAAACACCGGCAGTTGCAGCAGCCTTACGCCAACCCTTGCCGCCGGCGAAAGCTGCCAGGTGCAGATCGTTTTTGCCCCTGACTCTGTCGGCGCCAAAAGCGCGACTTTGCTGATTTCCGCGGCAAGCCCGGCGATTGAGCTAGCCGCTTCCCTTACCGGCACCGGCATAGCAGCAGCCACTTACCCGTTGTATCTTGGTGTTGACGGACCGGGTTCGGGGATCGTGACTTTTTCTGCGCCGATATCGACAGCAGACTGCAGTGCAAGCTGCAGCAAAACCTTTGCCGGCGGCACCTCTGTAACATTGTCGCCAACAGCAGCAGCCGGCTCTTTCTTTTCCGGCTGGACCGGCTGTGACTCTGTATCCGGCAACATCTGCACTGTGATGATGGCCGGAGCCAAAAGAGTCTCAGCCCACTTCGCGATTGGCGACTCACTGATCAAACCAGCTGTTGCCGCAGGAATGGCCAACACGCTCATCCTGAAAAATGACGGCACGGTGTGGCGCTGGGGCGGAATGTTCAACGGCTCTCCAGTGCCCCAACAGCTAACCGAGCTGATTGACGCCGTGGCCATCTCAACTGGCACCGAGCACTCCGTAGCACTAACCAGCGAAGGGAGAGTCCGGATCTGGGGCGGCAACAGCAGAGGACAGCTGGGTTCCGGGCTGGTCGGTCCGAGATCAGAAATCATGGGGCTGTCCGGAATAACGTCACTAGCTGCTGGCCATTGGTATACGGCCGCAGTAAGAGGGGATGGAACCGTCTGGAGCTTTGGCGACAACAGCGATGGCTGTCTCGGCGACGGCACCACCAACCTGCGTGGCGATCTGGTTCAGGCAGTAGGACTCACCGGAGTAAAGGCTGTGGCAACCAGCCACTCGACCCTGGCACTCAAAACCGACGGAACGGTCTGGTCATGGGGGAGAAATGATCTCGGCCAGCTTGGGGACGGCACAACCACCCAGCGCAGTACTCCGGCGCAAATAAACGGCCTGTCCGGCATCGTGGCTGTTGCCTCCGGCAATTCTCACTCACTGGCCCTGAGCGCACTCGGCACCGTCTATGGCTGGGGTGGCAGTTATGGACCATACCCGTGGTCGCTCACCGGTATTAGCAATGTTGTCGCAATAGCAGCCGGGGAGAGCAGCAGCATCGCCCTGAAGGCAGACGGCACTGTCTGGGAGTGGACCGGCCTCAACACACCGGTGCAGGTAGCCGGTATCTCCGGGGTAACAGCCATTTCGGCGTCAGACCATGTGATGGCCATGAAGAGTGACGGGACCATCTGGGGATGGGGGAATAATTACGCCGGCCAGCTTGGAGACGGCACTTTAACCTATAGCAGCATCCCGGTTAAGGCAACGGCCGAAACCACAGTACGGATGCCGCTCACAATCAGCATAAGCGGCAATGGCACAGTCTATTCACCTACTGCGCCACCATGCAGCGGAACATGCACCCAATGGCTAGCCAAAGGTGAAACAGTGGGGATTTCGCCAGCAGCCGACAGCGGCCAGGTCTTTGTCGGCTGGTCAGGGTGCGGTTCCGTAGTGGGGAATGAATGCATGGTGACCATGTCAGGGGGGCAATTTATCTCGGCCGCATTCGCGCCCAACACCCCTTACACATTGACGGCAACGAAAATCGGCAGCGGCAGCGGCCAGGTGTTGAGCGTCTCCCCAGACACCCGGATAAACCTCACAGATCAACCGAGCAGTGCGGCCCAGTATATGGCCGGCAGCTTGGTTACCCTAACTGCCAGCGCTGACAGCGGCTCATCATTCAGCGGCTGGAGAGGCGTCTGCAGCGGTACTGCACCCTGCAATATCCAGATTGGCGGCGACAGAGAAGTTGTCGCAGTTTTCACCAACACCGCAACCGGCAACCCCGGCCCGGTGCAGCTGAATAACCAGTATTTCGCACTGCTCCAAGATGCCTACTCAAGCCTACAGGTCAATGCAGCGGCAGTTATTTTCGCCAATGCCTTGGCGGTAACAGAGAACCTGGTCTTTGACCGGGATATTGCCGTTACCCTCAAAGGCGGTTACGACAACGGCTTTGGGACCAGCAGCGGCCAGACCATCCTCAAAGGAACCCTGACCATCACCAACGGCTCGGTGATCATGGAGAATATCGTTATTCAGTAG
- the ilvD gene encoding dihydroxy-acid dehydratase → MRSDMIKKGLERTPHRALIKGTGVPQSELEKPFIGVATSFTDLIPGHVGMRDLERFIEKGVHTGGGYSFFFGIPGVCDGIAMGHKGMHYSLPTRELIADMVESIAEAHRLDGLVLLTNCDKITPGMLMAAARLDIPCIVVTAGPMLSGRGDGGRKYSFVTDTFEAMARYKAGVIDAKELQVCEDNACPGMGSCQGLFTANTMAILTETLGMSLPRCGTALAVSALKRRIAFASGEKIVELVKNNVTPRQIMTRAAFENAIRVDLALGGSSNTVLHLLAIARDAGVDLPLETFDILAKETPQLASMNPAGEHFMEDLDAAGGVAGVLKQLGDKIKDNPTVLGLSTLQIASSIANVDETVIRPVANPVKKEGGIAVLFGSIAPKGAVVKQSGVSAPMMRFEGTARCFNAEELAMAAIMEGRIKSGDVVVIRYEGPKGGPGMREMLAPTAAIMGMGLGDSVALITDGRFSGGTRGPCIGHISPEAADGGPIALVEDGDRILLDIPNRKLDLLVDEATLSARRAKWQAPEPKIKGGWLARYAKVVTSAHTGAITE, encoded by the coding sequence ATGCGAAGCGACATGATTAAGAAGGGGCTGGAGCGAACACCGCACCGCGCTCTTATCAAGGGAACCGGAGTTCCCCAGAGCGAATTGGAGAAGCCTTTTATCGGTGTTGCCACCAGTTTTACCGACCTGATCCCCGGCCATGTCGGGATGCGGGACCTTGAGCGTTTCATTGAGAAGGGGGTTCACACCGGGGGGGGCTACTCGTTCTTCTTTGGCATCCCCGGCGTTTGCGACGGTATTGCCATGGGGCACAAAGGGATGCACTACTCGCTCCCGACCCGCGAACTGATCGCCGACATGGTGGAGTCGATTGCCGAGGCCCATCGTCTCGATGGCCTGGTGCTCCTGACCAACTGCGATAAGATTACCCCCGGTATGCTCATGGCTGCCGCGCGGCTCGATATCCCCTGTATCGTGGTTACTGCCGGCCCCATGCTTTCGGGCCGGGGCGACGGGGGGAGAAAGTACTCGTTTGTGACCGACACCTTCGAGGCAATGGCCCGCTACAAGGCCGGCGTGATTGATGCCAAGGAGCTGCAGGTTTGCGAAGACAACGCCTGTCCCGGGATGGGTTCCTGCCAGGGGTTGTTCACCGCCAATACCATGGCAATCCTCACCGAGACCCTCGGGATGAGTCTGCCCCGCTGTGGCACTGCTTTGGCCGTATCGGCCCTGAAACGCCGCATTGCCTTTGCGTCGGGCGAAAAGATCGTAGAACTGGTGAAAAACAATGTTACCCCGCGGCAGATAATGACCCGCGCTGCCTTTGAGAACGCCATCCGCGTTGACCTGGCGCTGGGCGGCTCGTCCAATACCGTGCTGCACCTGCTGGCAATCGCTCGGGATGCCGGTGTTGACCTGCCACTGGAGACTTTCGATATCCTGGCCAAGGAGACGCCGCAGCTTGCTTCGATGAACCCTGCCGGTGAGCATTTCATGGAAGATCTGGACGCTGCCGGCGGAGTAGCCGGGGTGTTGAAACAGCTTGGCGACAAGATCAAGGATAACCCGACAGTTTTGGGTCTTTCGACCCTGCAGATCGCTTCGAGCATCGCGAACGTAGACGAGACGGTTATCCGTCCTGTTGCGAACCCGGTGAAGAAAGAAGGAGGTATCGCTGTCCTCTTCGGCTCAATCGCGCCGAAGGGGGCAGTAGTCAAGCAGTCCGGCGTTTCTGCCCCGATGATGAGGTTCGAGGGGACGGCCCGGTGCTTTAATGCCGAGGAGCTTGCCATGGCCGCCATCATGGAAGGCCGGATCAAGTCCGGCGATGTGGTGGTCATCCGCTACGAAGGGCCGAAAGGCGGCCCGGGAATGCGGGAGATGCTGGCACCTACAGCTGCCATCATGGGGATGGGGCTTGGCGACAGCGTTGCGCTCATTACCGACGGCAGGTTCTCCGGTGGTACGCGCGGCCCATGTATCGGCCACATCTCTCCTGAAGCGGCCGATGGCGGCCCGATAGCTCTGGTTGAGGACGGCGACCGGATTCTGCTCGATATCCCGAACCGGAAGCTCGACCTGCTGGTTGACGAGGCGACCCTTTCGGCCCGCCGGGCCAAGTGGCAGGCGCCTGAACCGAAGATTAAAGGCGGCTGGCTGGCAAGGTATGCCAAGGTGGTTACCTCGGCGCACACCGGAGCAATTACCGAATAA
- the ilvN gene encoding acetolactate synthase small subunit: MKHTISVLVENEFGVLSRVAALFSGRGFNIDSLSVAPTNDETISRITLVTRGDDQILEQISKQLNKLIDVIKVIDFTDGSGIEREMALVKVTAEDESRAEVLRIVDIFRAKIIDVTPRSYTIEATGSPAKIDAILELLRPLGLKELVRTGPVAIGRGSKGWKG; this comes from the coding sequence ATGAAGCATACAATTTCAGTATTGGTGGAAAACGAATTCGGGGTGCTGTCCCGAGTGGCGGCCCTGTTTTCCGGGCGCGGCTTTAATATCGATTCGCTGTCAGTGGCTCCGACCAATGATGAGACCATCTCCCGGATCACCCTGGTAACCCGGGGCGATGACCAGATCCTGGAACAGATCAGCAAGCAGCTCAACAAGCTGATCGATGTAATCAAGGTCATCGACTTCACCGACGGCAGTGGCATTGAGCGTGAAATGGCTCTGGTCAAGGTGACTGCCGAGGATGAAAGCAGGGCGGAGGTCCTGAGGATTGTTGATATTTTCCGTGCGAAAATTATCGATGTCACCCCACGCTCGTATACTATTGAGGCCACCGGGTCACCCGCCAAGATTGACGCGATTCTCGAACTCCTGCGGCCTCTTGGGCTCAAAGAGCTTGTCCGGACCGGGCCGGTTGCCATCGGCAGGGGCTCAAAGGGTTGGAAAGGGTAA
- a CDS encoding phosphatidylserine decarboxylase family protein, whose amino-acid sequence MDRPGNFPVAPEGFPFIIAGGIVTAVLAWLCWSLPAAFMLVVTLFIVFFFRNPVRNAPSGEDKLVAPADGVVIYLGDAVEPHLGQEMTKISIFMSVFNVHVNRAPVTGTVLDSFYISGKFLDVRHERATFENEQSGLVIATNGGKKIVVVQVAGLIARRIVCYAGKGDLLERGKRYGLIRFGSRLDVYLPKETEIMVKMGQKTVAGETVLGILG is encoded by the coding sequence ATGGACAGACCCGGAAATTTCCCAGTAGCACCTGAAGGATTCCCGTTTATTATTGCCGGGGGGATTGTTACTGCAGTCCTGGCTTGGCTTTGCTGGTCTCTACCTGCGGCTTTTATGCTGGTGGTAACGCTGTTTATTGTTTTTTTCTTCAGAAACCCTGTACGAAACGCACCGAGTGGCGAGGATAAACTGGTTGCGCCAGCCGATGGCGTGGTGATCTATCTTGGAGACGCAGTCGAGCCACATCTTGGCCAGGAAATGACCAAGATCAGTATTTTCATGTCTGTTTTCAATGTGCACGTCAACCGGGCACCGGTTACCGGCACGGTGCTGGATTCGTTCTACATCTCCGGGAAATTTCTCGATGTGCGGCATGAACGGGCAACCTTTGAAAACGAGCAGAGTGGCCTGGTGATTGCAACCAATGGTGGCAAAAAGATTGTTGTGGTTCAGGTGGCTGGACTGATCGCCCGGCGTATCGTATGCTATGCTGGTAAGGGCGATCTGCTGGAACGAGGTAAGCGCTACGGCCTGATCCGGTTCGGTTCAAGGCTTGATGTATATCTCCCCAAAGAGACCGAAATAATGGTAAAGATGGGGCAAAAGACCGTGGCAGGAGAAACGGTCCTGGGGATACTCGGGTGA
- the ilvC gene encoding ketol-acid reductoisomerase, producing MNVYYDRDCDLAIIKGKKVAVVGYGSQGHAHACNLKDSGVDVTVALRPGSTSAVKAQNAGLKVASVADAVAAADLVMILTPDEFQSRLYRDEIEPKLKQGATLAFAHGFAIHYNQVVPRADLDVIMIAPKAPGHTVRSEFVKGGGIPDLIAVFQDASGKAREVALSYASAIGGGRTGIIETTFKDETETDLFGEQAVLCGGAVELVKAGFETLVEAGYAPEMAYFECLHELKLIVDLMYEGGIANMNYSISNNAEYGEYVTGPQVINEQSRKAMKECLANIQTGEYAKRFILEGMSNYPEMTARRRLNAAHPIEQVGGQLRSMMPWIQKIVDKTKN from the coding sequence ATGAACGTTTATTACGACAGAGATTGTGATCTCGCGATCATCAAAGGTAAAAAAGTTGCGGTGGTTGGCTACGGTTCTCAGGGGCATGCCCATGCCTGTAACCTCAAGGATTCCGGGGTTGACGTGACTGTGGCGCTGCGGCCTGGTTCGACATCGGCTGTCAAGGCGCAGAATGCCGGACTGAAGGTAGCGAGTGTTGCCGACGCCGTGGCTGCGGCAGACCTGGTGATGATTCTTACTCCAGACGAGTTTCAGTCCCGTCTCTACCGTGATGAGATCGAGCCGAAGTTGAAGCAGGGCGCTACCCTGGCTTTTGCCCACGGCTTTGCCATACACTATAACCAGGTTGTACCCCGTGCGGACCTGGACGTTATCATGATCGCTCCCAAGGCGCCTGGTCACACCGTTCGCTCGGAGTTCGTCAAGGGTGGCGGCATTCCCGACCTGATCGCGGTTTTCCAGGATGCCTCCGGCAAAGCCCGCGAGGTAGCACTGTCCTATGCCAGCGCCATTGGCGGCGGCCGTACCGGCATCATTGAAACCACCTTCAAGGACGAAACCGAGACTGACCTGTTCGGCGAGCAGGCTGTGCTTTGCGGCGGCGCAGTGGAGCTGGTCAAGGCTGGCTTCGAGACGCTGGTAGAGGCAGGTTATGCCCCGGAAATGGCCTATTTCGAGTGCCTGCATGAGCTCAAGCTGATCGTTGACCTGATGTATGAAGGCGGCATTGCCAACATGAACTACTCCATTTCCAACAATGCCGAATATGGCGAATACGTCACCGGTCCGCAGGTGATCAACGAGCAGAGCCGTAAGGCTATGAAGGAATGCCTGGCTAACATCCAGACCGGAGAATACGCCAAGCGCTTCATTCTCGAAGGTATGTCGAATTATCCGGAGATGACGGCCCGCCGTCGGCTCAACGCTGCCCACCCGATCGAGCAGGTCGGCGGACAGCTGCGGAGTATGATGCCCTGGATCCAGAAAATCGTCGACAAGACCAAGAACTGA